Proteins encoded together in one Shewanella acanthi window:
- a CDS encoding YjaG family protein, with protein sequence MTKKTGFFKRLKALELPQKKLFAIALCQRMLPNYQLFSEVCEFGDPTVLSTVLELLWQSQYDIKLKFNIDVHLQRLEDNTPEPADFDSYGVYPAMDAVVALSTLLGAIQGDIEEDITNISKLSSSTVANYIETICDVELTDEALDDFVFSHEVMEEERELQNSLLEIIEENPKITAELVKGLRKDLIAAGVSNIGISMA encoded by the coding sequence ATGACTAAAAAAACGGGCTTTTTTAAGCGGTTAAAGGCGTTAGAATTACCTCAAAAGAAACTCTTCGCCATCGCCCTTTGTCAACGCATGTTACCTAACTATCAACTGTTTTCAGAGGTTTGTGAGTTTGGTGACCCAACGGTATTAAGCACAGTGCTTGAGCTTTTATGGCAATCCCAGTACGACATTAAGCTTAAATTTAATATCGATGTCCATCTGCAACGTCTAGAGGATAACACCCCAGAACCCGCAGACTTTGACTCCTACGGTGTATACCCTGCTATGGATGCTGTTGTAGCACTTTCAACCTTACTCGGTGCTATACAAGGGGACATTGAGGAAGATATCACTAACATCAGTAAGTTATCCTCAAGCACTGTGGCTAATTACATTGAAACAATCTGTGATGTTGAACTCACCGATGAAGCATTAGATGACTTTGTGTTCTCCCATGAAGTCATGGAAGAAGAGCGCGAGCTGCAAAACTCCCTCTTAGAAATCATTGAAGAAAATCCCAAAATTACTGCAGAGCTTGTGAAAGGCCTACGTAAGGATTTAATTGCAGCCGGTGTGTCGAATATTGGCATCAGCATGGCCTAA
- the barA gene encoding two-component sensor histidine kinase BarA — MNPVNNMTKYSLRSWVLVLALAPTILVGILLGSYFTINRFYELEDTLIEQGSNIIEPLAIASEVGLVANNREATKRLLAAAQLSKSPLVKSIAIFDIKNQLFVTSHYHKDFEIMRYKEALNNLHKTEIEHVGDSLILRSPIFANIPPKGAAPVNYDIQTDNGEMLGYISIIINKEKALLEQHRVAVAAFIIVLIGVQLNLLFTFRLVKNVTQPITEMVRVVAKIREGKLDARLDGNLIGELDLLKRGINAMASSLSEYHDEMQQNIDQATSDLRETLEQIEIQNVELDLAKKRALEASRIKSEFLANMSHELRTPLNGVIGFARQLVKTPLHSSQIDYINTIERSANNLLAIINDILDFSKLEAGKMVLENMPFGLRETLSETITLISGSAQNKGLELVIDIAPNVPDNVNGDAIRVCQIINNLVGNAIKFTDAGSVLVKLDLQAQSDEEVVLRCDIVDTGIGIDDNQQDYLFQAFGQADSSISRRFGGTGLGLVITKRLVNQMGGQIGFTSTVGKGSNFWFTLPLGLGQFQIGDSLPLEKLKDKSVLFYEPRVLSHSVLSRQLNLWETKVTHHQHIANLLTTLATTENVYNYMLISCHGFNDINQLISTLNLAKQKTECLIVLFDCQQQEALQFIRPNADVVINLPVGEHQLARNMLYPPMDYGITPAATLLPPSERIPIHVLAVDDNFANLKLIDTLLNELVTNVTAVNSGEEAIKQAKEHNFDLIFMDIQMPGTDGISATKKIRQDSINRNTPIIAVTAHAIAEERELILGSGMDGYLPKPIDEDALKDVIHRWVTKPKFTHFDLHTLNWELCLSQANNKQDLALDMLQMLINSLPQTVETIETALARSDHQGMLNIIHKLHGASCYCGVPTTQRLCQEIELALKRNGRVEDLEPEILELLDELTKVESAAKQVLSQLSAEITND; from the coding sequence ATGAACCCAGTCAACAACATGACCAAATACAGCTTACGTTCCTGGGTTCTAGTACTGGCGCTCGCGCCGACGATCTTAGTCGGTATTCTACTTGGTAGCTACTTTACCATAAATCGCTTCTATGAACTCGAAGATACCTTGATTGAACAAGGAAGTAATATTATCGAGCCCTTGGCGATTGCCAGTGAAGTGGGACTGGTCGCCAATAATAGAGAAGCTACAAAACGGCTACTTGCTGCAGCGCAATTAAGCAAATCTCCGCTCGTTAAGTCCATCGCCATTTTTGACATTAAAAATCAGCTATTTGTTACCTCGCATTACCACAAAGATTTCGAAATCATGCGCTACAAAGAGGCGCTTAATAACCTGCATAAAACCGAAATTGAACATGTTGGCGACAGTTTAATTTTACGTTCTCCCATTTTTGCCAATATCCCCCCCAAGGGAGCTGCCCCCGTCAATTACGATATTCAAACCGATAATGGTGAAATGCTGGGGTATATTTCTATTATCATCAATAAAGAAAAGGCACTACTGGAACAACATAGAGTTGCTGTAGCAGCCTTTATTATTGTGTTGATCGGTGTGCAATTAAACTTGCTGTTCACCTTCCGCTTAGTAAAAAACGTCACCCAGCCCATCACAGAAATGGTGCGCGTGGTGGCGAAAATCCGTGAGGGGAAGCTTGATGCCAGACTCGATGGCAATCTGATTGGTGAACTGGATCTGCTTAAGCGGGGGATTAATGCGATGGCAAGTTCCCTGTCGGAATATCACGATGAAATGCAACAAAATATCGACCAAGCGACCTCGGATCTGCGGGAAACCTTGGAGCAAATTGAAATTCAAAACGTAGAGTTAGATCTTGCGAAAAAGCGCGCCCTAGAAGCCAGTCGAATTAAATCTGAGTTCTTGGCCAATATGTCCCACGAACTTCGCACCCCGCTCAATGGGGTGATAGGTTTTGCACGCCAGTTAGTGAAAACCCCCCTTCATTCGAGCCAAATCGACTACATCAACACCATTGAACGTAGCGCCAATAACCTGCTAGCTATCATCAACGACATTTTAGACTTCTCAAAACTCGAAGCGGGCAAAATGGTGCTTGAGAATATGCCCTTCGGTTTGAGGGAAACATTAAGTGAAACCATTACTCTCATCTCAGGCAGCGCCCAAAACAAAGGACTTGAACTGGTTATCGATATTGCCCCCAATGTGCCCGATAACGTCAATGGCGATGCTATTCGAGTGTGTCAGATCATCAATAACCTCGTCGGAAACGCCATTAAGTTTACCGATGCAGGCAGCGTACTGGTGAAATTAGATTTACAGGCCCAATCCGATGAAGAAGTCGTGCTGCGCTGCGATATTGTCGATACCGGGATTGGTATCGATGACAATCAACAGGATTATTTGTTCCAAGCTTTCGGTCAGGCCGACTCTTCTATTTCCCGTCGATTCGGTGGCACAGGCCTTGGGCTTGTCATTACCAAACGCTTAGTGAACCAGATGGGTGGACAGATTGGTTTTACCTCCACCGTGGGCAAAGGCTCTAACTTCTGGTTTACCCTGCCTTTAGGCCTTGGACAATTCCAAATTGGTGACTCACTCCCCCTTGAAAAACTCAAGGACAAGAGCGTTCTATTCTATGAACCTAGGGTACTTTCCCATTCGGTTTTGAGTCGTCAACTGAACCTTTGGGAAACTAAAGTTACCCACCATCAGCATATTGCCAATCTGCTGACCACCTTGGCTACCACAGAAAATGTTTACAACTATATGCTGATAAGTTGCCATGGATTTAATGATATCAATCAATTGATCAGCACCCTGAATCTTGCTAAGCAAAAAACAGAATGCCTTATTGTACTATTTGATTGTCAGCAACAAGAGGCTTTGCAATTTATTCGCCCTAACGCCGACGTGGTGATTAACTTACCCGTAGGAGAGCACCAACTCGCACGAAACATGCTCTATCCACCGATGGATTATGGCATTACACCTGCCGCCACTCTTCTACCTCCATCAGAGCGTATCCCAATCCATGTGTTGGCTGTCGATGACAACTTTGCCAACCTAAAACTCATCGACACTCTACTTAATGAACTAGTGACAAATGTTACCGCGGTAAACAGCGGTGAAGAAGCGATCAAACAAGCTAAGGAACACAACTTCGATCTGATTTTTATGGATATTCAAATGCCGGGTACCGACGGCATCAGTGCAACGAAAAAAATCCGTCAAGATTCAATCAATCGAAATACCCCTATTATTGCCGTCACCGCCCACGCCATTGCTGAGGAACGTGAACTGATTCTGGGAAGTGGCATGGATGGTTATTTGCCAAAACCTATCGATGAAGATGCGTTAAAGGATGTTATCCATCGCTGGGTCACTAAACCTAAATTTACCCATTTTGATCTACATACTCTGAATTGGGAACTCTGCCTCAGCCAAGCCAATAATAAACAAGATTTGGCACTGGATATGTTGCAAATGCTCATTAACTCGCTGCCACAAACGGTTGAAACAATCGAAACCGCGTTAGCTCGAAGCGATCATCAAGGCATGCTCAATATTATTCATAAACTTCATGGCGCAAGCTGCTACTGTGGTGTCCCAACAACTCAACGTCTGTGCCAAGAAATTGAGTTAGCATTAAAGCGTAATGGGCGTGTTGAAGATCTCGAACCTGAAATACTAGAGTTACTTGATGAGTTAACTAAGGTAGAATCGGCGGCAAAACAAGTGCTATCCCAGCTATCAGCGGAAATAACAAATGACTAA
- the mazG gene encoding nucleoside triphosphate pyrophosphohydrolase, translated as MTSPKKPSEPLALRAFESEVTTSIDMAPLLKIMEKLRDPKTGCPWDKAQTYQTIVPFTLEEAYEVADTIERLAIDELPDELGDLLFQIVFYCQIGKEQGKFDFGTVIDKITDKLTRRHPHVFGELSLEGASASQQVKANWEAIKAAEREQKALADNSEYQSASQVSVLDNIPRSLPALSRSIKIQQRVARVGFDWPELEPVVAKIQEEIEEVLHEVNQPQVDQAKVQAEMGDLLFAVVNLARHLKLEPEQALRQANLKFERRFKGVETLAFENGKALDEYSLEELDGFWERVKLIEPR; from the coding sequence ATGACTTCACCCAAAAAACCTTCAGAGCCATTAGCTTTAAGGGCTTTTGAGTCTGAAGTAACAACTTCAATTGATATGGCGCCGCTGCTTAAGATCATGGAGAAGCTGCGCGATCCTAAAACGGGTTGTCCCTGGGATAAGGCGCAAACCTATCAAACCATAGTGCCTTTTACCCTCGAAGAGGCCTATGAGGTGGCCGATACCATTGAGCGATTGGCCATTGATGAACTACCAGACGAACTCGGGGATTTGCTGTTTCAAATCGTATTTTATTGTCAGATTGGGAAAGAGCAGGGCAAATTCGATTTTGGCACTGTGATAGATAAAATTACCGACAAGCTGACCCGCCGCCATCCCCATGTATTTGGTGAGTTATCCCTTGAGGGGGCTTCAGCGAGTCAGCAAGTCAAGGCCAATTGGGAAGCGATAAAAGCGGCCGAGCGTGAACAGAAGGCCTTAGCTGATAATTCGGAATATCAATCAGCATCGCAGGTGTCTGTTTTAGATAATATTCCTCGTTCGCTTCCTGCGCTTTCACGCTCTATCAAAATTCAGCAGCGCGTTGCCCGTGTGGGATTTGATTGGCCAGAGCTTGAACCTGTCGTTGCCAAGATTCAAGAAGAGATTGAAGAAGTGCTGCATGAGGTGAATCAGCCCCAGGTCGACCAAGCGAAAGTACAGGCCGAAATGGGGGACCTATTGTTTGCTGTGGTGAATCTTGCACGTCATTTAAAACTGGAGCCCGAGCAAGCATTACGCCAAGCTAACCTAAAATTTGAGCGCCGTTTTAAGGGCGTGGAGACGCTTGCCTTTGAAAATGGTAAGGCGCTCGATGAGTATTCCCTTGAGGAATTAGACGGTTTTTGGGAACGCGTAAAGCTTATTGAGCCAAGATAA
- a CDS encoding CTP synthase, with amino-acid sequence MTTRYIFVTGGVVSSLGKGIAAASLAAILEARGLNVTIMKLDPYINVDPGTMSPTQHGEVFVTEDGAETDLDLGHYERFIRTKMNRRNNFTTGRIYEEVLRKERRGDYLGATIQVIPHITNAIKEKVIAGGEGHDVAIVEIGGTVGDIESLPFLESIRQLGVELGRDRTLFMHLTLVPFLGAAGEVKTKPTQHSVKELRSIGIAPDVLICRGDRAIPANERAKISLFCNVEERAVISLKDVDSIYKIPALLRSQGLDELVCKRFGLDCREADLSEWENVIYQEANPNGEVVIGMVGKYIELPDAYKSVNEALKHAGLKNRVSVTIKYIDSQTVEAKGDEVLEGLDGILVPGGFGERGVEGKILAAKYARENKLPYFGICLGMQVALIEFARHVAGMTDAHSTEFNKETPFPVVGLITEWVDEEGNLEQRHEASDLGGTMRLGAQLCHLLEGSKAAIAYKGNTCVERHRHRYEVNNKYKERLEQAGLVFSGLSSDRKLVEMIEIKDHPWFVAGQFHPEFTSTPRDGHPLFEGFVAAASAHQKRDLNK; translated from the coding sequence ATGACTACAAGGTATATCTTCGTTACTGGTGGCGTGGTTTCATCACTAGGTAAAGGCATTGCAGCCGCTTCATTAGCCGCAATTTTAGAGGCCCGTGGTCTCAATGTAACCATTATGAAACTGGACCCATACATTAACGTTGATCCAGGTACCATGAGCCCAACGCAACATGGTGAAGTGTTTGTGACTGAGGACGGTGCAGAAACAGACTTAGACTTAGGCCACTATGAGCGTTTCATCCGCACAAAGATGAACCGTCGTAACAACTTCACAACCGGTCGTATCTACGAGGAAGTGTTGCGTAAAGAGCGCCGTGGTGACTACTTAGGTGCCACCATTCAGGTGATCCCACACATCACTAACGCGATTAAAGAAAAAGTGATTGCCGGCGGCGAAGGTCACGATGTGGCTATTGTTGAAATCGGCGGTACTGTGGGGGATATCGAATCATTGCCTTTCTTAGAGTCAATCCGCCAATTAGGTGTTGAGCTAGGCCGTGATCGTACCCTGTTTATGCATTTAACCTTAGTGCCATTCCTAGGCGCTGCTGGCGAAGTTAAAACTAAGCCAACTCAGCATTCTGTTAAAGAATTACGTTCAATCGGTATTGCGCCAGACGTATTGATCTGCCGTGGTGACCGCGCAATCCCAGCAAATGAGCGCGCTAAGATTTCGTTATTCTGTAACGTTGAAGAACGTGCAGTTATCTCTCTGAAAGACGTAGACAGCATCTATAAGATCCCAGCGTTGCTGCGCTCACAGGGCTTAGATGAGCTAGTGTGTAAGCGTTTCGGTTTAGATTGCCGTGAAGCCGATCTGTCCGAGTGGGAAAACGTGATTTACCAAGAAGCCAATCCAAACGGTGAAGTTGTCATCGGTATGGTAGGTAAATACATTGAATTACCCGATGCTTATAAGTCTGTTAACGAAGCATTAAAACACGCGGGTCTTAAGAACCGTGTGTCTGTGACCATCAAGTACATCGATTCACAAACCGTTGAAGCGAAAGGCGATGAAGTGCTTGAAGGCTTAGACGGTATCTTAGTGCCAGGTGGTTTTGGTGAGCGCGGTGTTGAAGGTAAGATTCTTGCTGCTAAATACGCCCGTGAAAACAAACTGCCATACTTCGGTATCTGTTTGGGTATGCAAGTGGCGTTAATCGAATTTGCCCGTCACGTTGCTGGCATGACTGATGCGCACTCAACTGAATTCAATAAAGAAACACCATTCCCTGTGGTTGGCTTAATCACTGAGTGGGTTGACGAAGAAGGTAACTTAGAGCAACGCCATGAAGCATCTGACTTAGGCGGCACTATGCGTTTAGGCGCGCAGTTATGCCATCTGCTAGAAGGCTCTAAAGCGGCGATTGCTTACAAAGGTAATACTTGTGTTGAGCGTCACCGTCACCGTTATGAAGTGAACAACAAATACAAAGAGCGTTTAGAACAAGCGGGTCTTGTGTTCAGCGGTTTATCTTCAGATCGCAAACTGGTTGAGATGATCGAAATTAAAGATCACCCATGGTTTGTTGCTGGTCAATTCCACCCAGAATTCACCTCAACACCACGTGATGGTCATCCATTATTCGAAGGTTTCGTTGCCGCAGCAAGTGCTCACCAAAAACGTGACCTGAATAAGTAA
- the rlmD gene encoding 23S rRNA (uracil(1939)-C(5))-methyltransferase RlmD, which translates to MAQFFKAKPNSSKQLSAKQSFNVTQLDHLGAGIAQHEGKVVFIPGALPNETVQAQLVEQKKNYARAKLIKVETKSAERVEPLCPHYHSCGGCDLQHMSLDGQREHKSAALVDIMAKFAGAEGNLAPALASEGWHYRRRARLATLFDKNTKQLSLGFRASASSKVVPISQCLVLAKPLSDLITPFAKLLNQLAAKSSLGHLELIDADNGHFAVLRITKPLNGKDIAKLGQFAEQHDIRICLQDNEGVFHGVRGETNDTLVMPEYQLLDTDGAQPEQAVTLQFTPGNFVQVNAEINKAMVEQAMAWLNPIKGERILDLFCGMGNFSLPLAQMGADVIGVEGVADMVSQARVNAKANGLNTLTFFHADLSSDLSAEPWLGKIDKLLLDPARAGAFESLQWLKKMKPRSVVYVSCNPASLARDSAVLLDRGYKLQKLGLIDMFPQTHHIEAMALFELSK; encoded by the coding sequence ATGGCACAATTTTTTAAAGCAAAACCAAACAGTTCCAAACAGTTGTCCGCCAAGCAGTCATTCAATGTGACGCAACTTGATCATTTAGGGGCAGGTATAGCACAACATGAGGGTAAAGTCGTGTTTATCCCAGGTGCCCTGCCTAATGAAACCGTGCAGGCCCAATTGGTTGAACAGAAAAAGAATTATGCTCGCGCTAAATTAATTAAAGTCGAAACAAAAAGTGCAGAAAGGGTCGAGCCCCTTTGCCCCCATTATCACTCCTGCGGTGGTTGTGACTTACAGCATATGTCGCTAGATGGGCAGCGTGAGCACAAATCCGCAGCGCTTGTTGATATCATGGCTAAATTTGCCGGTGCCGAAGGTAACTTGGCTCCAGCACTAGCCAGTGAGGGGTGGCATTATCGTCGCCGAGCAAGATTAGCGACGCTTTTCGATAAAAACACTAAGCAGTTAAGCCTTGGTTTTCGTGCATCAGCAAGCAGTAAAGTCGTGCCAATTAGCCAATGTTTGGTGCTTGCCAAACCGCTATCGGATTTAATCACGCCTTTTGCCAAATTGCTCAATCAATTAGCGGCTAAATCAAGCCTTGGTCACTTAGAACTTATTGATGCCGATAATGGCCATTTTGCGGTGCTTCGTATTACTAAGCCATTAAACGGTAAAGATATTGCTAAGCTTGGCCAATTTGCCGAGCAGCATGATATTCGTATCTGTTTACAGGATAACGAAGGTGTCTTCCACGGCGTGCGTGGTGAGACTAACGATACCTTAGTGATGCCTGAATATCAGTTGCTAGATACGGATGGGGCTCAACCTGAGCAAGCCGTGACACTTCAATTCACACCAGGAAACTTCGTGCAAGTGAATGCCGAGATTAACAAGGCGATGGTTGAGCAGGCGATGGCGTGGTTAAATCCTATCAAGGGCGAGCGTATCCTCGATCTGTTCTGTGGTATGGGTAATTTCAGTCTGCCATTAGCCCAAATGGGCGCCGATGTGATTGGGGTTGAGGGCGTAGCAGACATGGTGAGTCAAGCCCGGGTTAATGCGAAAGCTAATGGTTTAAACACGTTAACCTTCTTTCACGCCGACTTAAGTTCCGATTTATCCGCTGAGCCTTGGCTGGGTAAGATTGATAAATTATTGCTCGACCCTGCCCGTGCTGGTGCATTTGAGAGTTTACAGTGGCTGAAAAAAATGAAACCGCGTAGCGTAGTTTACGTGTCCTGTAATCCTGCCAGTCTTGCCCGTGACAGTGCTGTGTTGTTGGATCGGGGTTACAAGTTACAAAAGCTAGGTTTAATTGATATGTTCCCGCAGACCCATCACATTGAAGCGATGGCATTATTTGAACTGAGCAAATAA
- the eno gene encoding phosphopyruvate hydratase, protein MAKIINVIGREIMDSRGNPTVEAEVHLEGGFVGMAAAPSGASTGSREALELRDGDKSRYLGKGVLTAVANVNGPIRTALVGKDATAQAELDQIMIDLDGTENKDKLGANAILAVSLAAAKAAAASKGIPLYAHIAELNGTPGQYTMPVPMMNILNGGEHADNNVDIQEFMVQPVSAKSFREALRMGAEIFHSLKKVLHGKGLSTSVGDEGGFAPNLSSNADALAVIKEAVELAGYKLGTDVTLALDCAASEFYKDGKYDLSGEGKVFDSNGFSDFLKSLTEQYPIVSIEDGLDESDWDGWAYQTKLMGDKIQLVGDDLFVTNTKILTRGIENGIANSILIKFNQIGSLTETLAAIRMAKAAGYTAVISHRSGETEDATIADLAVGTAAGQIKTGSLCRSDRVAKYNQLLRIEEQLGEKAPYRGLKEIKGQA, encoded by the coding sequence ATGGCTAAGATTATTAACGTGATTGGTCGCGAGATCATGGATTCTCGTGGTAACCCAACTGTTGAAGCCGAAGTACATTTAGAAGGCGGTTTTGTGGGTATGGCTGCTGCACCGTCTGGAGCATCAACTGGTAGCCGTGAAGCGCTCGAGCTGCGTGATGGCGACAAGAGCCGTTACTTAGGTAAAGGTGTATTAACGGCGGTTGCTAACGTTAACGGTCCAATCCGCACTGCATTAGTGGGTAAAGATGCGACTGCTCAAGCAGAGCTTGATCAGATCATGATTGATTTAGACGGTACTGAAAACAAAGACAAGTTAGGCGCAAACGCGATTCTGGCTGTGTCTTTAGCTGCGGCTAAAGCAGCTGCTGCATCAAAGGGTATCCCATTATACGCACACATCGCTGAGTTAAACGGTACCCCTGGCCAATATACTATGCCAGTGCCAATGATGAACATCCTAAACGGTGGTGAACACGCGGATAACAACGTGGATATCCAAGAGTTCATGGTGCAACCGGTTAGCGCTAAGTCTTTCCGTGAAGCACTGCGTATGGGGGCAGAAATTTTCCATTCGCTGAAGAAAGTGTTGCACGGTAAAGGTCTAAGCACATCAGTGGGTGACGAAGGTGGTTTCGCACCAAATCTGTCTTCAAACGCTGATGCATTAGCGGTAATCAAAGAAGCTGTTGAATTAGCAGGTTACAAGCTGGGCACCGATGTGACGCTGGCACTGGACTGTGCCGCTTCCGAGTTCTACAAAGACGGTAAATATGACTTGTCTGGCGAAGGCAAAGTTTTCGACTCAAACGGTTTCTCTGACTTCCTGAAATCTTTAACTGAGCAATATCCAATCGTATCTATCGAAGACGGTCTGGATGAGTCAGATTGGGATGGCTGGGCATACCAAACTAAGCTCATGGGCGACAAAATCCAATTAGTGGGCGACGATTTGTTCGTTACTAACACTAAGATTTTAACCCGTGGTATTGAGAATGGCATTGCTAACTCAATCCTGATCAAGTTCAACCAAATTGGTTCATTAACTGAAACTTTAGCCGCTATCCGCATGGCAAAAGCGGCGGGTTACACTGCCGTTATTTCTCACCGCAGTGGTGAAACCGAAGACGCCACAATCGCTGATTTAGCGGTAGGTACTGCGGCAGGCCAAATTAAAACGGGTTCACTGTGCCGTTCTGACCGTGTTGCTAAGTACAACCAATTGCTGCGTATCGAAGAGCAATTAGGTGAAAAAGCCCCTTACCGCGGTTTGAAAGAAATCAAAGGTCAGGCGTAA
- the relA gene encoding GTP diphosphokinase: MVSVREAHFNDPDFHIEDWVARYVSQAEDAQTLLALIAEVDALPAKSPAAKRELLERAREMIEILAPLNMDLETLQAAILFVVFEEGLLTEEVIQEKFGEPLARLVASVVTMDAIGALKINPNSRSTEPQIDNIRRMLLAMVEDVRAVVIKLAERVCLLRAVKNADEETRVLLAREIADIYAPLANRLGIGQLKWELEDISFRYLHPDIYKDIAKQLDGKRLDREVFIEKFVNQLQQRLDEDHIRAKVYGRPKHIYSIWRKMKGKHLKFDELFDVRAVRIVTERLQDCYGALGVVHTLWHHIPREFDDYVANPKPNGYQSIHTVVVGPEGKTVEIQIRTQDMHEDAELGVAAHWKYKEGNHSGKQSGYEEKINWLRKILQWQEDVVESGNLVEEVRSQVFEDRVYVFTPSGEVVDLPLGSTVLDFAYYIHSQVGHKCIGAKVDGRIVPFTYQVETGERIEIITSKHPNPKRDWLNPNLGYIRTSRARSKIQHWFKQQDRDKNIIAGKEMLETELARVSLKIKDAAIAVERFNMASMDDLLAAIGGGDVRLHQVVNHIQSKLRLDEASEEDAVEELVKKSHAKSGTISRGQVEVNGVGNLLSHIARCCQPVPGDEILGFITKGRGISVHRSDCEQVKELMRVHPERGVDVVWGENYSGGYRMRLRVLAHDRSGLLRDLTSVLAAEKSNVLAMSSSSDIKNQTAAIELELELYNLDGLSRVLSKLSQVDSVIEARRL, translated from the coding sequence ATGGTCTCTGTTCGCGAAGCGCACTTTAATGATCCCGATTTTCATATTGAAGATTGGGTGGCTCGCTATGTTAGTCAGGCCGAAGATGCACAAACCTTACTTGCGTTGATTGCAGAGGTTGATGCGTTGCCGGCAAAGAGCCCCGCTGCGAAAAGAGAACTCCTAGAACGCGCCCGCGAGATGATTGAAATTCTTGCGCCCTTAAATATGGACCTTGAAACGCTTCAGGCTGCTATCTTGTTTGTGGTGTTTGAAGAAGGCCTGTTAACTGAAGAAGTCATCCAAGAGAAATTCGGTGAGCCACTTGCCCGTTTGGTTGCAAGCGTTGTCACCATGGATGCGATCGGTGCCTTAAAAATCAATCCCAATAGCCGCTCCACCGAGCCGCAAATCGATAATATCCGCCGAATGCTGCTGGCGATGGTTGAAGATGTGCGCGCTGTGGTAATTAAACTTGCCGAAAGGGTGTGTTTGCTACGGGCGGTGAAAAATGCCGATGAAGAAACGCGGGTACTGCTTGCGCGCGAAATCGCTGATATATATGCGCCGCTGGCCAACCGTTTAGGTATCGGGCAATTAAAGTGGGAATTAGAGGATATTTCCTTCCGCTATTTACACCCAGATATCTATAAGGACATTGCGAAACAATTAGATGGCAAGCGCTTAGATCGCGAAGTCTTTATTGAAAAGTTCGTTAATCAGTTACAGCAACGCCTCGATGAAGATCATATTCGTGCCAAAGTATATGGCCGCCCTAAACACATCTACAGCATTTGGCGTAAGATGAAGGGTAAACACCTCAAATTCGATGAGCTGTTTGATGTGCGAGCAGTACGGATTGTGACCGAGCGTCTGCAGGATTGCTACGGTGCGCTGGGTGTGGTGCACACCCTTTGGCACCATATTCCCCGTGAGTTTGACGACTATGTCGCTAACCCTAAACCTAATGGTTATCAGTCCATTCATACCGTTGTAGTGGGGCCAGAGGGCAAAACCGTCGAAATCCAAATTCGTACCCAAGATATGCATGAGGATGCAGAGCTTGGGGTTGCTGCCCACTGGAAATACAAGGAAGGTAATCATTCTGGTAAACAGAGCGGTTACGAAGAAAAAATCAATTGGCTGCGTAAAATTCTGCAGTGGCAGGAAGATGTGGTCGAAAGCGGTAACTTGGTCGAAGAGGTTAGAAGCCAAGTCTTTGAAGACCGTGTTTATGTATTTACCCCAAGCGGTGAGGTGGTCGACCTGCCACTAGGCTCAACCGTGCTTGACTTTGCCTATTACATCCATTCCCAAGTGGGGCATAAATGTATTGGCGCTAAGGTCGATGGTCGTATCGTACCCTTTACCTATCAGGTAGAAACGGGGGAGCGCATCGAGATTATCACCTCGAAACACCCGAATCCTAAACGCGACTGGTTAAACCCTAACCTAGGTTATATCCGCACCTCCCGGGCGCGCTCTAAAATCCAACATTGGTTTAAACAGCAGGACCGTGATAAAAATATTATTGCTGGTAAGGAGATGCTGGAGACCGAGCTTGCTCGGGTGAGCCTTAAAATTAAAGATGCCGCCATTGCCGTTGAACGTTTTAATATGGCGAGTATGGATGACCTTTTAGCCGCGATTGGTGGCGGTGATGTGCGTTTGCATCAGGTAGTTAATCATATTCAAAGTAAACTTCGCCTCGATGAAGCGAGCGAAGAAGATGCGGTCGAAGAATTAGTTAAAAAGAGCCATGCTAAATCTGGCACTATCAGTCGTGGTCAGGTTGAGGTTAATGGCGTCGGTAACTTATTGAGTCATATTGCCCGTTGCTGCCAGCCTGTACCTGGGGATGAGATTTTAGGCTTTATCACAAAGGGGCGGGGGATTTCGGTGCACCGCTCCGACTGTGAGCAGGTCAAAGAGCTGATGCGGGTTCACCCTGAGCGTGGTGTTGACGTGGTTTGGGGCGAAAACTACTCCGGCGGTTATCGTATGCGCCTGCGAGTATTAGCCCATGATCGCAGTGGTCTTTTGCGGGACTTAACCTCCGTTTTGGCCGCAGAGAAATCTAACGTGTTAGCCATGAGCTCATCTTCGGATATCAAGAATCAGACCGCGGCAATCGAGCTTGAACTTGAGCTGTATAACTTAGATGGTTTATCGCGTGTGCTATCTAAGTTGTCGCAGGTTGATAGCGTTATAGAGGCGCGCAGGCTCTAG